In one window of Balaenoptera musculus isolate JJ_BM4_2016_0621 chromosome 10, mBalMus1.pri.v3, whole genome shotgun sequence DNA:
- the RACGAP1 gene encoding rac GTPase-activating protein 1 isoform X2, with amino-acid sequence METLMLNMRNLFEQLARRMEILSEGNELQFIQLAKDFEDFRKKWQRTDHELGKYKDLLMKVETERSALDVKLKHARNQVDVEIKRRQRAEADCEKLERQIQLIREMLMCDTSGSIQLSEEQRSALAFLNRGQPSSGNAGNKRLSTIDESGSILSDISFDKTDESLDWDSSLVKTFKLKKREKRRSSSRQFIDGPPGPVKKTRSIGSTADQGNESIVAKTTVTVPNDGGPIEAVSTIETVPYWTRSRRKTGSLQPWNSDSTLSSRQPEPKTDTDGSNTPQSNGGMRLHDFVSKTVIKPESCVPCGKRIKFGKLSLKCRDCRVVSHPECRDRCPLPCIPTLIGTPVKIGEGMLADYVSQTSPMIPSIVVHCVNEIEQRGLTETGLYRISGCDRTVKELKEKFLRVKTVPLLSKVDDIHAICSLLKDFLRNLKEPLLTFRLNKTFMEAAEITDEDNSIAAMYQAVGELPQANRDTLAFLMIHLQRVAQSPSTKMDVANLAKVFGPTIVAHAVPNPDPVIMLQDIKRQPKVVERLLSLPLEYWSQFMMVEQENIDPMHVIENSNAFSTPQTPDVKVSLLGPVTTPEHQLLKTPSSSSLSKRVRSTFTKNTPRFGSKSKSATNLGRQGNFFASPMLK; translated from the exons ATGGAAACTCTGATGCTGAATATGCGGAATCTGTTTGAGCAGCTTGCACGCCGGATGGAGATTCTCAGTGAAGGAAATGAACTCC AATTTATCCAGTTGGCAAAGGACTTTGAAGATTTCCGTAAAAAGTGGCAGAGAACAGATCACGAGCTGGGCAAATACAAGGATCTTTTGATGAAAGTAGAGACTGAGCGTAGTGCTCTGGATGTTAAGCTGAAGCATGCACGCAATCAGGTGGATGTAGAGATCAAACGGAGACAGCGAGCTGAGGCTGACTGTGAAAAGCTG GAAAGACAGATTCAGCTGATTCGAGAGATGCTCATGTGTGACACATCTGGCAGCATTCAACTAAGCGAGGAGCAAAGATCAGCTCTGGCTTTTCTCAACAGAGGCCAACCATCCAGCGGCAATGCTGGGAACAAAAG ACTGTCAACCATTGATGAATCTGGTTCCATTTTATCGGATATCAGCTTTGACAAGACTGATGAATCGCTG GATTGGGATTCTTCTTTGGTAAAGACTTTTaaactgaagaagagagaaaagagg CGTTCTAGTAGCCGACAGTTCATTGATGGTCCCCCCGGACCTGTAAAGAAAACTCGTTCCATTGGCTCCACAGCAGACCAG GGAAATGAATCCATAGTTGCAAAAACTACAGTGACTGTTCCCAATGATGGCGGGCCCATTGAAGCTGTGTCCACTATTGAGACTGTGCCATATTGGACCAGGAGCCGAAGGAAAACAG GTTCTTTACAGCCTTGGAACAGTGACTCCACCTTGAGCAGCAGGCAGCCGGAGCCAAAAACCGACACAGACGGCTCCAACACTCCACAAAGCAATGGAGGGATGCGCCTGCATGACTTTGTCTCTAAGACG GTTATTAAACCCGAATCTTGTGTACCATGTGGAAAGCGAATAAAATTTGGCAAGCTGTCTCTGAAGTGTCGAGACTGTCGTGTGGTCTCTCATCCAGAATGTCGGGACCGCTGTCCCCTTCCCTGCATTCCTACCCTGATAGGGACACCTGTCAAGATCGGAGAA GGAATGCTGGCAGATTATGTGTCCCAGACTTCTCCAATGATCCCTTCAATTGTTGTCCACTGTGTAAATGAGATTGAGCAGAGAGGGCTGACCGAG ACAGGCCTGTATCGGATCTCAGGCTGTGACCGGACAGTAAAAGAGCTGAAAGAGAAATTCCTCAGAGTGAAAACTGTACCCCTCCTCAGCAAAGTGGATGACATCCATGCTATCTGTAGCCTCCTGAAAGACTTCCTTCGAAACCTCAAAGAACCCCTTCTGACCTTTCGGCTAAACAAGACCTTTATGGAAGCAGCAG aaaTCACAGATGAGGACAACAGCATAGCTGCCATGTACCAGGCTGTTGGTGAACTGCCCCAGGCCAACAGAGACACATTAGCTTTCCTCATGATTCACTTGCAGAG AGTGGCTCAGAGCCCAAGCACTAAAATGGATGTTGCAAATCTGGCTAAAGTCTTTGGCCCTACAATAGTTGCCCATGCTGTGCCCAATCCAGATCCAGTGATAATGTTACAGGACATCAAGCGTCAACCCAAG GTGGTAGAGCGCCTGCTTTCACTACCCCTGGAATACTGGAGTCAGTTCATGATGGTGGAACAAGAGAACATTGACCCCATGCATGTCATCGAAAACTCAAATGCCTTTTCAACACCGCAGACCCCAGATGTTAAAG TGAGTTTACTGGGGCCTGTGACCACTCCTGAGCATCAGCTCCTCAAGACTCCTTCATCCAGCTCCCTGTCAAAGAGAGTCCGCTCCACCTTCACCAAGAACACTCCCAG ATTTGGGAGCAAAAGCAAGTCTGCCACCAACCTAGGACGACAAGGCAACTTTTTTGCTTCTCCAATGCTCAAGTGA
- the RACGAP1 gene encoding rac GTPase-activating protein 1 isoform X1 produces the protein MPVYPDNYNLGRKRKMETLMLNMRNLFEQLARRMEILSEGNELQFIQLAKDFEDFRKKWQRTDHELGKYKDLLMKVETERSALDVKLKHARNQVDVEIKRRQRAEADCEKLERQIQLIREMLMCDTSGSIQLSEEQRSALAFLNRGQPSSGNAGNKRLSTIDESGSILSDISFDKTDESLDWDSSLVKTFKLKKREKRRSSSRQFIDGPPGPVKKTRSIGSTADQGNESIVAKTTVTVPNDGGPIEAVSTIETVPYWTRSRRKTGSLQPWNSDSTLSSRQPEPKTDTDGSNTPQSNGGMRLHDFVSKTVIKPESCVPCGKRIKFGKLSLKCRDCRVVSHPECRDRCPLPCIPTLIGTPVKIGEGMLADYVSQTSPMIPSIVVHCVNEIEQRGLTETGLYRISGCDRTVKELKEKFLRVKTVPLLSKVDDIHAICSLLKDFLRNLKEPLLTFRLNKTFMEAAEITDEDNSIAAMYQAVGELPQANRDTLAFLMIHLQRVAQSPSTKMDVANLAKVFGPTIVAHAVPNPDPVIMLQDIKRQPKVVERLLSLPLEYWSQFMMVEQENIDPMHVIENSNAFSTPQTPDVKVSLLGPVTTPEHQLLKTPSSSSLSKRVRSTFTKNTPRFGSKSKSATNLGRQGNFFASPMLK, from the exons AAAGATGGAAACTCTGATGCTGAATATGCGGAATCTGTTTGAGCAGCTTGCACGCCGGATGGAGATTCTCAGTGAAGGAAATGAACTCC AATTTATCCAGTTGGCAAAGGACTTTGAAGATTTCCGTAAAAAGTGGCAGAGAACAGATCACGAGCTGGGCAAATACAAGGATCTTTTGATGAAAGTAGAGACTGAGCGTAGTGCTCTGGATGTTAAGCTGAAGCATGCACGCAATCAGGTGGATGTAGAGATCAAACGGAGACAGCGAGCTGAGGCTGACTGTGAAAAGCTG GAAAGACAGATTCAGCTGATTCGAGAGATGCTCATGTGTGACACATCTGGCAGCATTCAACTAAGCGAGGAGCAAAGATCAGCTCTGGCTTTTCTCAACAGAGGCCAACCATCCAGCGGCAATGCTGGGAACAAAAG ACTGTCAACCATTGATGAATCTGGTTCCATTTTATCGGATATCAGCTTTGACAAGACTGATGAATCGCTG GATTGGGATTCTTCTTTGGTAAAGACTTTTaaactgaagaagagagaaaagagg CGTTCTAGTAGCCGACAGTTCATTGATGGTCCCCCCGGACCTGTAAAGAAAACTCGTTCCATTGGCTCCACAGCAGACCAG GGAAATGAATCCATAGTTGCAAAAACTACAGTGACTGTTCCCAATGATGGCGGGCCCATTGAAGCTGTGTCCACTATTGAGACTGTGCCATATTGGACCAGGAGCCGAAGGAAAACAG GTTCTTTACAGCCTTGGAACAGTGACTCCACCTTGAGCAGCAGGCAGCCGGAGCCAAAAACCGACACAGACGGCTCCAACACTCCACAAAGCAATGGAGGGATGCGCCTGCATGACTTTGTCTCTAAGACG GTTATTAAACCCGAATCTTGTGTACCATGTGGAAAGCGAATAAAATTTGGCAAGCTGTCTCTGAAGTGTCGAGACTGTCGTGTGGTCTCTCATCCAGAATGTCGGGACCGCTGTCCCCTTCCCTGCATTCCTACCCTGATAGGGACACCTGTCAAGATCGGAGAA GGAATGCTGGCAGATTATGTGTCCCAGACTTCTCCAATGATCCCTTCAATTGTTGTCCACTGTGTAAATGAGATTGAGCAGAGAGGGCTGACCGAG ACAGGCCTGTATCGGATCTCAGGCTGTGACCGGACAGTAAAAGAGCTGAAAGAGAAATTCCTCAGAGTGAAAACTGTACCCCTCCTCAGCAAAGTGGATGACATCCATGCTATCTGTAGCCTCCTGAAAGACTTCCTTCGAAACCTCAAAGAACCCCTTCTGACCTTTCGGCTAAACAAGACCTTTATGGAAGCAGCAG aaaTCACAGATGAGGACAACAGCATAGCTGCCATGTACCAGGCTGTTGGTGAACTGCCCCAGGCCAACAGAGACACATTAGCTTTCCTCATGATTCACTTGCAGAG AGTGGCTCAGAGCCCAAGCACTAAAATGGATGTTGCAAATCTGGCTAAAGTCTTTGGCCCTACAATAGTTGCCCATGCTGTGCCCAATCCAGATCCAGTGATAATGTTACAGGACATCAAGCGTCAACCCAAG GTGGTAGAGCGCCTGCTTTCACTACCCCTGGAATACTGGAGTCAGTTCATGATGGTGGAACAAGAGAACATTGACCCCATGCATGTCATCGAAAACTCAAATGCCTTTTCAACACCGCAGACCCCAGATGTTAAAG TGAGTTTACTGGGGCCTGTGACCACTCCTGAGCATCAGCTCCTCAAGACTCCTTCATCCAGCTCCCTGTCAAAGAGAGTCCGCTCCACCTTCACCAAGAACACTCCCAG ATTTGGGAGCAAAAGCAAGTCTGCCACCAACCTAGGACGACAAGGCAACTTTTTTGCTTCTCCAATGCTCAAGTGA